The Labeo rohita strain BAU-BD-2019 unplaced genomic scaffold, IGBB_LRoh.1.0 scaffold_938, whole genome shotgun sequence genome window below encodes:
- the LOC127162422 gene encoding zinc-alpha-2-glycoprotein isoform X2, with protein MESTFSLIVFAYTHYVYSERHRLQFVYTVLTKPDGFSGPVFSAVGLYDDRRISHYSNEEQTWKRDHSDAEIWRYTEEPRDSRDWFINLVNTLTNCTSSRCDGLHTLQRRIGCEVEKHPDGSVMNVDAFDEYGHDGEDFIAFDTGTMQWKDKSPKAKETKMKWDTERNRNQYLQSYLNNCMDRISTFNVSISSPPALYMFRSAAPHDQSKLILTCLATGFYPKHIEMNVTQNNITLQPFSSTGVRPNNNQTFQMRTSVEINRDEKQSYECHILHSSQIFTILWDRNLESRSHHWAAVAAGAFVIVVLCIMSLIYKSRRLNG; from the exons AGAGACACCGTCTCCAGTTTGTTTACACCGTCCTCACCAAACCTGATGGGTTCTCCGGTCCTGTGTTCAGTGCAGTGGGTCTGTATGACGACAGACGGATCTCTCACTACAGTAATGAAGAACAAACCTGGAAAAGAGACCATTCTGATGCAGAAATCTGGAGATATACAGAAGAACCTCGTGATTCTAGAGACTGGTTTATAAATCTGGTTAACACTCTGACAAACTGCACAAGCTCCAGATGTGATG GCCTCCATACTCTACAGAGGAGAATCGGCTGTGAGGTGGAAAAACATCCAGATGGATCAGTAATGAATGTAGATGCATTTGATGAGTATGGACATGATGGAGAGGATTTTATTGCCTTTGATACTGGCACAATGCAATGGAAGGATAAAAGTCCAAAGGCAAAAGAAACCAAAATGAAATGGGACACTGAGAGAAATCGCAATCAGTATCTCCAGTCATACCTCAACAACTGCATGGACAGGATCTCCACATTTAATGTGTCGATAAGCA GTCCACCAGCTCTTTACATGTTTAGATCTGCAGCTCCTCATGACCAAAGCAAGCTGATTCTGACCTGTCTGGCCACTGGTTTCTACCCCAAACACATAGAGATGAACGTCACACAAAACAACATCACACTCCAACCATTCAGCTCTACTGGAGTCAGACCCAACAATAACCAGACCTTTCAGATGAGAACCAGTGTGGAGATAAACAGAGATGAGAAACAGAGTTATGAGTGTCACATCCTTCACAGCAGTCagatatttacaatattatggG aTAGAAATCTGGAATCTAGAAGTCACCATTGGGCAGCAGTAGCTGCAGGTGCTTTTGTAATTGTGGTTCTTTGCATCATGTCTTTAATCTACAAAAGCAGAAGGTTAAATG GCTAG
- the LOC127162422 gene encoding zinc-alpha-2-glycoprotein isoform X1 codes for MESTFSLIVFAYTHYVYSERHRLQFVYTVLTKPDGFSGPVFSAVGLYDDRRISHYSNEEQTWKRDHSDAEIWRYTEEPRDSRDWFINLVNTLTNCTSSRCDGLHTLQRRIGCEVEKHPDGSVMNVDAFDEYGHDGEDFIAFDTGTMQWKDKSPKAKETKMKWDTERNRNQYLQSYLNNCMDRISTFNVSISTGPPALYMFRSAAPHDQSKLILTCLATGFYPKHIEMNVTQNNITLQPFSSTGVRPNNNQTFQMRTSVEINRDEKQSYECHILHSSQIFTILWDRNLESRSHHWAAVAAGAFVIVVLCIMSLIYKSRRLNG; via the exons AGAGACACCGTCTCCAGTTTGTTTACACCGTCCTCACCAAACCTGATGGGTTCTCCGGTCCTGTGTTCAGTGCAGTGGGTCTGTATGACGACAGACGGATCTCTCACTACAGTAATGAAGAACAAACCTGGAAAAGAGACCATTCTGATGCAGAAATCTGGAGATATACAGAAGAACCTCGTGATTCTAGAGACTGGTTTATAAATCTGGTTAACACTCTGACAAACTGCACAAGCTCCAGATGTGATG GCCTCCATACTCTACAGAGGAGAATCGGCTGTGAGGTGGAAAAACATCCAGATGGATCAGTAATGAATGTAGATGCATTTGATGAGTATGGACATGATGGAGAGGATTTTATTGCCTTTGATACTGGCACAATGCAATGGAAGGATAAAAGTCCAAAGGCAAAAGAAACCAAAATGAAATGGGACACTGAGAGAAATCGCAATCAGTATCTCCAGTCATACCTCAACAACTGCATGGACAGGATCTCCACATTTAATGTGTCGATAAGCA CAGGTCCACCAGCTCTTTACATGTTTAGATCTGCAGCTCCTCATGACCAAAGCAAGCTGATTCTGACCTGTCTGGCCACTGGTTTCTACCCCAAACACATAGAGATGAACGTCACACAAAACAACATCACACTCCAACCATTCAGCTCTACTGGAGTCAGACCCAACAATAACCAGACCTTTCAGATGAGAACCAGTGTGGAGATAAACAGAGATGAGAAACAGAGTTATGAGTGTCACATCCTTCACAGCAGTCagatatttacaatattatggG aTAGAAATCTGGAATCTAGAAGTCACCATTGGGCAGCAGTAGCTGCAGGTGCTTTTGTAATTGTGGTTCTTTGCATCATGTCTTTAATCTACAAAAGCAGAAGGTTAAATG GCTAG